A genomic segment from Glycine soja cultivar W05 chromosome 20, ASM419377v2, whole genome shotgun sequence encodes:
- the LOC114403147 gene encoding CENP-B homolog protein 2-like, translating to MTSHLKGVAKSTMSDQIRKELCEYKRDNPASTQKDLQRWLAGKFELKVSQGTISNTLKRSDNYLSAEIEKGRADIKRHKPTKYPDMEKVVYEWFLQHQERVNITGELILQKARDTMKLMYPHDDSDSNFSIGWLEKFKHRHGIKSFRRFGESGSVDVQDMEQKLVSIREKIDQFPMKDVFNMDETGLFYRLQADHSMTTKQLEGRKQDKERLTVVICCNEDGSEKIPLWIIGKYAKPRCFKNVNMNSLDCQYRANKKAWMTSVLFDEYVRSFDQMMHGRRVLLVVDNCPAHPRNIEGLRNVELFFLPPNMTSKIQPCDAGIIRAFKMHYRRRFYCKILEGYEVGQSDPGKINVLDAINLAIPAWTIDVRKETIANCFRHYKIRSASDVAINLDESTFDEETQDLETMIHQCGYRNKMDINNLMNYPGENQACSEVQKDDDEDDKVSLEPVTRKEALVASNTLHNFMIQYKNTTPELLDAIRKVRDELQIDLNFKGKQTTIESYFNRV from the exons ATGACTTCTCATCTAAAAGGTGTTGCAAAATCAACTATGTCAGATCAAATACGTAAGGAGTTGTGTGAGTACAAGAGAGATAATCCTGCAAGCACACAAAAAGACTTGCAGAGATGGCTTGCGGGAAAATTTGAGTTGAAAGTTAGTCAAGGAACAATATCAAACACACTTAAGCGGTCAGATAACTATCTCTCTGCTGAAATAGAAAAGGGAAGAGCAGATATCAAAAGACacaaaccaacaaaatatcctGACATGGAGAAGGTTGTTTATGAGTGGTTTCTCCAGCATCAAGAACGTGTGAATATCACAGGAGAATTAATTTTGCAGAAGGCAAGAGATACAATGAAACTCATGTACCCTCATGATGATTCAGATTCTAACTTCTCTATAGGATGGCTTGAGAAATTCAAGCACCGACATGGCATAAAGTCATTTCGTCGTTTTGGCGAGAGTGGGTCTGTTGATGTACAAGACATGGAACAGAAATTGGTATCGATTCGGGAGAAAATTGATCAGTTCCCTATGAAAGATGTTTTCAATATGGATGAAACTGGGTTGTTTTATAGGCTACAAGCTGATCATTCAATGACAACAAAACAACTTGAAGGAAGAAAGCAAGATAAAGAAAGGCTAACGGTAGTTATTTGTTGCAATGAAGATGGCTCTGAAAAAATCCCTCTATGGATTATTGGGAAATATGCAAAGCCTCGTTGCTTCAAGAATGTCAACATGAATAGCTTGGATTGTCAATATCGAGCTAACAAAAAAGCATGGATGACTAGTGTGCTTTTTGATGAATATGTTCGTTCATTTGACCAAATGATGCATGGTAGAAGAGTTCTACTTGTGGTGGATAATTGTCCAGCACATCCAAGAAATATTGAAGGGCTAAGAAACGTTGAGTTGTTCTTCTTGCCACCCAACATGACATCAAAGATTCAACCTTGCGATGCTGGGATAATAAGAGCTTTCAAGATGCATTACCGTAGAAGGTTTTACTGCAAAATATTGGAAGGTTATGAGGTGGGACAATCTGATCCAGGGAAGATAAATGTCCTTGATGCTATCAATTTGGCAATCCCAGCTTGGACGATAGATGTTCGAAAAGAAACAATAGCGAATTGCTTTCGACACTATAAAATTCGTTCAGCTAGTGACGTTGCAATAAATTTGGATGAATCCACTTTTGATGAAGAAACTCAAGACCTTGAGACTATGATCCATCAATGTGGCTATCGTAATAAGATGGATATCAACAATCTAATGAACTACCCAGGTGAAAATCAAGCATGTTCGGAGGTTCAGA AGGATGACGACGAAGATGATAAGGTGTCTTTGGAGCCTGTTACGCGAAAGGAAGCACTTGTGGCATCAAACACTCTTCACAATTTTATGATACAATACAAAAATACAACACCTGAGCTATTGGATGCAATAAGAAAAGTTAGAGATGAGCTCCAAATAGACTTGAACTTTAAAGGAAAACAGACAACTATTGAATCATATTTCAATagagtgtaa